One Diceros bicornis minor isolate mBicDic1 chromosome 11, mDicBic1.mat.cur, whole genome shotgun sequence genomic region harbors:
- the IL2 gene encoding interleukin-2, with amino-acid sequence MYKMQLLSCIVLTLALLANSAPTSSSKRETQQQLEQLQLDLRLLLSGVNNYKNTKLSNKMLTFKFNMPKKATELKHLQCLEEELKPLEDVLKNFHLKDIKELMSNINATVLELKGSETRFTCEYDDETATIVEFLNKWITFCQSIFSTLS; translated from the exons ATGTACAAGATGCAACTCTTGTCTTGCATTGTACTGACTCTTGCACTCCTTGCAAACAGTGCACCTACCTCCAGCTCTAAGAGGGAAACACAGCAACAGCTGGAGCAATTACAGCTGGACTTACGGCTGCTTTTGAGTGGAGTTAAT AATTACAAGAACACCAAACTCTCCAACAAGATGCTCACATTTAAATTCAACATGCCCAAGAAG gCCACAGAATTGAAACATCTTCAGTGTCTAGAAGAAGAACTCAAACCTCTGGAGGATGTGCTAAAAAACTTTCACTTGAAAGATATCAAGGAATTAATGAGCAATATCAATGCAACAGTTCTGGAACTAAAG GGATCTGAAACAAGATTCACATGTGAATATGATGATGAGACAGCAACCATTGTAGAATTTCTGAACAAATGGATTACCTTTTGTCAAAGCATCTTCTCAACACTGAGCTGA